In one Candidatus Binatia bacterium genomic region, the following are encoded:
- a CDS encoding alkaline phosphatase family protein, whose product MVARPLLALAFLGLAAGCSATSEPTGQNLLPAASRWLTKPASGGVSPYIQHVVVIIQENRSFENFFAGYPGANAPTFGYALHSHKRVKVSLHQTTFETNPNLPHNWQAAIAGYHDGKMDGFHTGPKTNYAAYAYMDHTEIAPYWAMAQQYVLADAMFPTEFGGSFTAHLNAIAGTDNMSPTTAQVNYPTHTPNDCDSPPGTTSSLVDQNRDVGRGNGPFPCFTQFNTMAQLLDNAGVTWKYYADKHLNAGIWSPFEAISYVRYGSDWNNNVIAPQTKVLTDIANNQLASVSWVTPDHETSDHPGAHSDMGPSWVASIVNAIGESPYWDSTAIVVIWDDWGGWFDNAAPPQLDFRGLAIRVPCLIISPYAKEGSTSQGYVSHTQYEFGSILKFIEEAFNMPTVGPGFQGYTDTRANSLSDSFDFTQSPRTFTPFGSKYSESFLLHRPPSDEPVDDE is encoded by the coding sequence ATGGTTGCCAGGCCCCTCCTCGCCCTTGCGTTCCTTGGACTCGCCGCCGGTTGCTCTGCAACCTCGGAGCCGACCGGGCAGAATCTGCTCCCGGCTGCATCGCGCTGGTTGACGAAACCGGCAAGCGGCGGCGTCAGCCCGTACATTCAGCACGTCGTCGTCATCATCCAAGAGAATCGCAGTTTCGAGAATTTCTTCGCGGGTTATCCCGGCGCGAACGCGCCGACCTTCGGATACGCGCTCCACTCGCACAAGCGCGTGAAAGTCTCGCTGCATCAAACGACCTTCGAGACGAATCCCAACCTCCCGCATAACTGGCAGGCTGCGATTGCGGGTTATCACGACGGTAAGATGGATGGGTTCCATACGGGACCGAAGACGAACTACGCGGCGTACGCGTATATGGACCACACCGAGATCGCGCCCTACTGGGCGATGGCGCAGCAGTACGTCCTCGCCGATGCGATGTTCCCGACCGAGTTCGGAGGGAGTTTCACGGCGCACCTCAACGCGATCGCCGGGACGGACAACATGAGCCCGACCACCGCGCAGGTGAACTACCCGACGCACACGCCGAACGATTGCGATTCGCCGCCGGGAACGACGAGCTCGCTCGTCGACCAGAACAGGGACGTCGGCCGAGGGAACGGCCCGTTTCCGTGTTTCACGCAATTCAATACGATGGCACAGCTGCTCGACAACGCCGGCGTCACGTGGAAATACTACGCCGATAAGCACCTCAATGCCGGCATATGGTCGCCGTTCGAGGCAATCTCGTACGTGCGCTACGGCAGCGATTGGAACAACAACGTGATCGCGCCGCAGACGAAAGTGCTAACCGACATCGCGAACAATCAGCTCGCGTCGGTTAGTTGGGTGACGCCCGATCACGAGACCTCAGACCATCCCGGCGCGCACAGCGACATGGGTCCGTCGTGGGTCGCCTCGATCGTCAACGCCATCGGCGAGAGCCCGTACTGGGACTCCACGGCCATCGTCGTGATCTGGGACGATTGGGGAGGGTGGTTCGATAATGCAGCGCCCCCGCAGCTTGATTTTCGAGGGCTGGCAATCCGCGTGCCCTGCCTCATCATCTCGCCGTATGCGAAGGAGGGTTCGACCTCTCAAGGCTACGTGTCGCACACGCAATACGAGTTTGGCAGCATCCTCAAGTTCATCGAGGAAGCCTTCAACATGCCGACGGTCGGCCCGGGGTTTCAAGGCTACACCGATACGCGCGCAAACAGCCTGTCCGACAGCTTCGACTTCACGCAGTCGCCGCGGACCTTCACGCCGTTCGGCTCGAAGTACTCCGAGTCGTTCCTCCTCCACCGGCCGCCCTCCGACGAGCCGGTGGACGATGAATAA